A region from the Neorhodopirellula lusitana genome encodes:
- a CDS encoding glycosyl hydrolase produces the protein MNQPNRLSRRAATKCIVTSTAAAMLTQTKAFSDDPPSKAKSGKSQTGSSDHAKVTPRRLMTKKGICGKGTRCETTGAGWYYNWYWRPTPGQLDAEFVPMIKGKKDAIDRAFAHLETLKESHGVTHLLGFNEPDSESQGNTTVEKAVQLWPKLMDTGLRLGSPAVTDNRRGKDWFAAFMEQAAAKRFRIDFITVHRYPNIKGPQSVKQFFHSLQQIYQKYRLPIWVTEFSGLNFGSKDRKMTAATNLWFMKQTLPALNQLPYIERYAWYSGGAKDISHMYDRDHPDQLNQLGKFYRTV, from the coding sequence ATGAATCAACCCAACCGTCTTTCACGTCGTGCCGCAACCAAGTGTATCGTCACATCGACTGCGGCCGCGATGCTGACACAAACGAAGGCGTTTTCAGACGACCCGCCTTCGAAAGCAAAGTCGGGTAAATCGCAGACGGGCAGTTCTGATCACGCCAAGGTCACGCCTCGGCGGCTGATGACCAAGAAAGGAATATGTGGCAAGGGAACCCGTTGTGAGACCACAGGTGCGGGTTGGTACTACAACTGGTATTGGCGTCCAACTCCCGGGCAACTCGACGCCGAGTTTGTGCCCATGATCAAGGGCAAGAAGGATGCGATTGATCGAGCTTTTGCCCATCTTGAAACGTTGAAGGAATCCCACGGGGTCACGCATCTGCTTGGGTTCAATGAGCCGGACAGTGAATCGCAGGGGAACACGACCGTGGAAAAGGCGGTCCAGTTATGGCCGAAATTGATGGACACGGGCCTGCGGTTAGGCAGCCCAGCGGTAACGGACAACCGTCGCGGCAAGGATTGGTTTGCCGCCTTCATGGAACAAGCGGCCGCGAAGCGATTTCGAATCGACTTCATCACGGTTCACCGGTACCCGAACATCAAGGGACCGCAAAGCGTCAAGCAGTTCTTTCATTCGTTGCAGCAGATTTACCAAAAGTATCGCTTGCCCATTTGGGTCACTGAATTTAGCGGACTGAATTTCGGTTCGAAGGATCGCAAAATGACCGCAGCGACTAACCTGTGGTTCATGAAGCAAACGCTTCCGGCGCTGAATCAGCTGCCCTACATCGAGCGATACGCTTGGTATTCGGGCGGGGCGAAGGATATTTCGCATATGTATGATCGCGACCACCCAGATCAACTTAATCAACTAGGAAAGTTCTACCGAACGGTTTGA
- a CDS encoding M60 family metallopeptidase, with protein MIRSVGNFLPSAPFLGVALMVAGTVHAANPREEIQQRAVLVQANLSRIAESPATVAYALETVKRYESEVGPLFLNAATQKGFPREPSDKLKLEYAIFDIQQALIEQVYTPENLKRFHRILAGVKFETSSYFPGAVAPPVSTRVTNIVSINASQPTAWGSPVSGTDNPARRPTGSYLAPGTYATVTVPKSMINKGYQVRVGAHSWDLKKKPIIKRLDRISLLFPITSATTPIASPMGGGIYIEVPYQANAGIQKIKVQGAVKAPFFSARSFDKTTVAEWRKEIRKYPAPWADFESDKFMMQVPSLWIRQLNDPEKLMEDWDKAMDGVSELFGHPLVRSKTVLYLQTDVTMRGAANFPGYPQSNYAFNPHQPQLAKSKHAWMVKGPQFADWTVFHEVGHSQQISKFRGEVEAVVNLPHAAIMNNKFGMPLDKAFGESVGGKSQISLDEAAIMWMVTENFRQGKPMNATNKPGDEMKYQHRGYGKYVEIAYLFGWEALGRFWRGENERWKPGDRVPQNSAPTDSRILQMSKAAGVDLTPLIHFWGVQPRNPQVLARSIRAAGLKPSSRIKERLEHYMTIIPKNNAEFRRHTKVVYPRGLGKAKDPKYGEGWYKAWGPKYNESHANAAKDAIQAILRQYFNSDRLS; from the coding sequence ATGATTCGATCCGTTGGAAATTTCTTGCCGTCCGCTCCGTTCTTGGGGGTGGCGTTGATGGTCGCGGGTACAGTGCACGCTGCGAATCCTCGGGAAGAAATCCAACAGCGGGCTGTCCTTGTACAAGCCAACCTCTCGAGAATTGCGGAAAGCCCTGCTACGGTTGCGTATGCGTTGGAGACCGTCAAACGCTATGAAAGTGAAGTGGGGCCTCTGTTCCTGAACGCGGCAACCCAGAAGGGGTTTCCACGCGAGCCATCCGACAAGCTCAAGCTGGAATATGCAATATTCGATATTCAACAGGCGTTGATTGAGCAAGTTTACACGCCCGAAAACCTGAAGCGGTTCCACCGGATTTTGGCTGGCGTGAAGTTTGAGACTTCCAGCTACTTCCCCGGTGCGGTGGCACCGCCGGTAAGTACCCGAGTCACCAACATTGTTAGCATCAACGCATCCCAGCCCACAGCGTGGGGTTCGCCCGTCAGTGGGACCGACAATCCAGCCCGCCGGCCTACTGGTAGCTACTTGGCTCCCGGAACCTACGCCACGGTCACCGTGCCGAAGTCGATGATCAACAAGGGTTATCAAGTCCGAGTGGGTGCCCATTCATGGGACTTGAAAAAGAAGCCAATCATCAAGCGACTCGATCGGATATCGCTACTGTTTCCGATCACATCCGCCACGACGCCGATCGCGAGTCCGATGGGCGGCGGAATCTATATCGAAGTTCCCTATCAGGCGAACGCGGGCATCCAGAAGATCAAAGTGCAGGGTGCGGTGAAGGCACCGTTTTTCTCCGCCCGTAGTTTCGACAAGACGACAGTGGCAGAGTGGCGAAAAGAGATTCGTAAGTACCCCGCGCCGTGGGCCGATTTTGAATCGGATAAGTTCATGATGCAGGTCCCAAGTCTTTGGATTCGGCAACTCAACGATCCGGAAAAGTTGATGGAGGATTGGGACAAGGCCATGGACGGTGTTTCGGAGTTGTTTGGGCACCCGTTGGTTCGTTCCAAAACCGTGCTCTATTTACAAACGGATGTGACGATGCGGGGCGCGGCGAACTTTCCCGGCTACCCGCAATCCAACTATGCTTTTAATCCTCATCAGCCTCAGTTAGCGAAGTCGAAGCACGCTTGGATGGTCAAGGGACCCCAGTTCGCGGACTGGACCGTGTTTCATGAGGTAGGCCACTCGCAACAGATTTCCAAGTTTCGCGGTGAAGTCGAAGCCGTTGTGAACTTGCCGCACGCTGCCATCATGAATAACAAGTTCGGGATGCCGCTTGATAAAGCGTTTGGTGAATCCGTTGGTGGCAAGTCGCAAATCTCACTGGACGAGGCGGCGATCATGTGGATGGTCACGGAGAATTTTCGGCAGGGCAAACCGATGAACGCGACCAATAAGCCTGGTGACGAAATGAAGTACCAACATCGCGGCTATGGGAAGTATGTCGAGATCGCATACCTATTTGGCTGGGAAGCGTTGGGGCGATTTTGGCGAGGCGAGAACGAACGCTGGAAGCCAGGCGATCGCGTTCCCCAGAACTCCGCACCGACCGACTCCCGGATCTTGCAAATGTCTAAAGCTGCGGGCGTCGACCTGACTCCACTGATTCATTTCTGGGGAGTCCAGCCGAGGAATCCACAAGTGCTCGCGAGATCGATTCGGGCCGCAGGCTTGAAGCCGTCGTCTCGCATCAAGGAACGTTTAGAGCACTACATGACCATCATCCCCAAGAATAACGCGGAATTTCGCAGGCATACGAAAGTGGTTTACCCGCGAGGACTTGGGAAGGCTAAGGATCCCAAGTATGGTGAAGGCTGGTACAAAGCTTGGGGCCCAAAATACAACGAATCCCATGCGAACGCGGCAAAAGACGCGATCCAAGCGATTCTCCGCCAATACTTTAACTCGGATAGACTTTCGTGA
- a CDS encoding DUF1559 domain-containing protein encodes MTTTKHPSLKRSGFTLVELLVVIAIIGVLVGLLLPAVQAAREAARRMSCSNNFKQIGLGMHNYHSAYNQLPMNMGGTNARGVNSHLKNNNLTLSWLVGLTPFVEQQALWEQISNGVDSDGDSYEPMGPSSWEANFAPWASDIPGFRCPSDPGRGLPALGRTNYAACIGDNPRLTHTGGKNRNGYYDWQGNAAWPGWNNDQQAWARTSSDKNNVPAWVRGSNRGMFWNRHTTKFRDVLDGLSNTIAAGEIATSIGSKEVVADVASGVHYNTLFKPSRCVALADPERPQFYPTSQSVLNGGYKERGFRWADGRLMHGAVHTVMPPNGPSCITGTGENGQGFSTVGSRHQGGAHVLMGDGAVKFITDSIEAGNQEVEANRKGEGSTYGLWGSLGTRASKEIIQDEF; translated from the coding sequence ATGACAACCACAAAACACCCAAGTTTGAAACGGAGCGGTTTCACATTGGTCGAGTTACTCGTTGTGATTGCAATCATTGGAGTGCTCGTCGGATTGCTGTTGCCCGCAGTGCAGGCCGCTCGTGAGGCTGCACGCCGAATGAGTTGCAGCAACAATTTCAAGCAAATCGGCCTGGGAATGCACAACTATCATTCGGCGTACAATCAGTTGCCGATGAACATGGGTGGAACCAATGCAAGAGGCGTTAACAGTCACCTCAAGAACAACAATCTGACTCTCAGTTGGCTTGTTGGCTTAACGCCATTTGTCGAGCAACAGGCCCTTTGGGAGCAGATCTCCAATGGAGTCGATTCGGATGGTGATAGTTATGAACCAATGGGCCCCTCGTCGTGGGAAGCTAACTTTGCACCCTGGGCATCGGACATCCCTGGATTTCGTTGCCCCAGCGACCCCGGACGCGGTCTCCCCGCTTTAGGGCGAACCAACTACGCGGCCTGTATTGGTGACAACCCTCGCTTGACGCACACCGGCGGAAAAAACCGCAACGGTTACTACGACTGGCAAGGTAACGCTGCATGGCCAGGCTGGAATAACGACCAACAAGCGTGGGCACGTACATCCAGTGACAAGAACAATGTGCCTGCCTGGGTACGCGGTAGCAATCGCGGGATGTTCTGGAATCGACACACAACCAAGTTTCGTGACGTGCTCGATGGCCTGTCCAACACGATCGCAGCAGGTGAAATTGCCACAAGCATCGGAAGCAAAGAAGTCGTTGCAGATGTCGCCTCGGGTGTTCACTACAACACTTTGTTTAAGCCATCCAGGTGTGTGGCACTCGCCGACCCGGAACGACCCCAGTTCTATCCAACTAGCCAATCCGTCTTGAACGGAGGCTACAAAGAACGCGGCTTTCGTTGGGCAGATGGTCGCTTGATGCACGGGGCAGTTCATACTGTCATGCCTCCCAACGGACCAAGCTGCATCACGGGAACTGGAGAGAATGGTCAAGGATTCTCGACGGTTGGCAGTCGCCACCAAGGCGGTGCCCACGTGTTGATGGGGGATGGTGCGGTGAAATTCATTACCGATTCCATCGAGGCTGGTAACCAAGAAGTTGAAGCCAACCGAAAGGGCGAAGGAAGTACCTACGGCCTATGGGGATCCCTCGGAACTCGTGCTTCCAAGGAAATCATCCAAGATGAATTCTAA
- a CDS encoding alpha-L-fucosidase, with translation MKFDRRSFIQAGVATSGLALSPAVNAGTVTDVPSYLTDVSEQYPQDPRKAAIDWFRQAEFGLFIHYGLYSLLGRGEWVQIKEKIRVKEYAKLADRFTAENFDADFITDMALDCGMKYVNITTRHHDSFCLFDTKYTDFKSTNTPAKRDLVGELAEQCQSKGLGFYLYYSHGRDWRHPHAPNNWGWGGSARPKYDPPEQFYVEGPKHDLQVYVDFMKNQVTELLTNYGPIGGIWLDGIGVPLSRKGKMGQFKSQELYDHIHSLQPQTLVSYKQGLLGTEDFKAPERHWKGTSDVPLELCDTLQPHGWGYTKSDDGKHKSAAKVIEMLGKAKQMNANLLLNTGPMPDGSIHREDIRTLKEVGQIRRSESRLSIQAQNEFE, from the coding sequence ATGAAGTTCGATCGTCGCTCATTCATCCAAGCTGGAGTCGCAACTTCCGGCCTTGCTTTAAGCCCCGCGGTGAATGCGGGCACTGTCACCGACGTCCCGTCTTATCTTACGGACGTGAGCGAACAGTACCCACAAGATCCGCGTAAGGCGGCCATCGATTGGTTTCGCCAAGCGGAATTCGGCCTCTTCATCCACTACGGACTGTACTCGTTGCTTGGGCGTGGCGAGTGGGTGCAGATCAAAGAAAAGATTCGCGTCAAAGAGTATGCGAAGTTGGCCGACCGGTTCACGGCGGAAAACTTTGATGCGGACTTCATCACCGACATGGCGTTGGACTGTGGGATGAAGTACGTCAACATCACGACCCGACACCACGATAGTTTCTGTCTGTTCGACACCAAGTACACGGACTTCAAGAGCACCAACACGCCGGCTAAGCGAGACTTGGTCGGCGAGCTTGCCGAGCAGTGCCAATCCAAAGGTTTGGGCTTCTATCTATACTACTCCCACGGTCGAGATTGGCGTCATCCTCACGCACCGAACAATTGGGGTTGGGGAGGCTCGGCACGCCCGAAGTACGATCCACCCGAACAGTTTTATGTGGAAGGACCAAAGCACGACCTGCAAGTCTATGTTGACTTCATGAAGAACCAGGTGACGGAGTTGTTGACCAACTACGGTCCGATTGGGGGGATTTGGCTGGACGGCATCGGCGTTCCGCTGTCCCGTAAAGGGAAGATGGGGCAGTTCAAAAGCCAAGAGCTTTATGACCATATCCATTCACTCCAACCACAAACGCTGGTCTCGTATAAACAAGGGTTGTTGGGCACCGAGGACTTCAAGGCTCCCGAGCGACACTGGAAGGGAACTTCGGATGTGCCGTTGGAACTTTGTGACACGCTGCAGCCACATGGTTGGGGGTATACCAAGTCAGACGATGGCAAGCACAAGAGTGCAGCGAAGGTGATCGAGATGCTTGGTAAGGCGAAGCAGATGAACGCCAACTTGTTGCTCAACACCGGTCCGATGCCAGATGGATCGATCCACCGAGAAGATATTCGCACGCTGAAAGAAGTTGGACAAATCCGTCGTTCGGAATCCAGGCTGTCCATTCAAGCGCAAAATGAATTCGAGTAG
- a CDS encoding sulfatase-like hydrolase/transferase produces MRRLIVLLPLLFAATASAASPDQPKAGAERPNILFILADDQSPFDLKVYNRKSTLQTPTLDKLAAGGMVIDAAHQMGSWTGAVCTGSRHMIMTGRTVWHLPGSRKKPNASDPQYVPANLADHSMAAVFNAAGYDTMRTCKKGNSYSAANKQFTVVKEATKRGGTDETGSAWHAKQVLEYLHDREAAKDQDPFLIYFGFSHPHDTRDGKPELLAKYGAVNHTDKNSLPPANAKQPSLPSNYLPKHPFNNSHMNVRDEVSVSGVWKNRDKSTIRNELGREYACSENIDIQINSVLEKLEAMGELDNTYVFYTADHGMAIGRHGLQGKQNLYEHTFRVPFIVNGPGIKPGTRAKGNIYLLDVLATICDLTGIQTPETCEGESFKPVLMGEKETVRDVLYGGYCGGSKPGMRCVKQGEWKLIRYESAKSGDSETQLFNLAENPGEFLAQHHDPAVMTLVGTKLNPRMVNLADDPAHAEKRKEMEQLLLDQMRQLDDPYRFSDQP; encoded by the coding sequence ATGAGACGACTGATTGTTTTGCTTCCGCTTTTGTTTGCCGCGACTGCTTCGGCAGCAAGTCCTGATCAGCCGAAGGCGGGTGCGGAACGCCCTAACATTTTGTTCATTCTGGCCGATGATCAGTCGCCGTTTGACTTGAAGGTCTACAACCGAAAGTCAACGCTACAGACACCGACGTTGGACAAACTCGCCGCTGGTGGAATGGTTATCGACGCCGCCCATCAAATGGGTTCTTGGACCGGTGCGGTTTGTACTGGGTCGCGACACATGATCATGACTGGACGCACGGTATGGCATCTGCCGGGAAGCCGCAAAAAGCCGAATGCGTCGGATCCCCAATATGTGCCGGCGAACTTGGCTGACCATTCCATGGCGGCGGTGTTCAATGCGGCTGGCTACGACACCATGCGAACTTGCAAAAAAGGCAATAGCTATTCCGCAGCCAACAAGCAATTCACGGTCGTGAAGGAGGCAACCAAGCGGGGCGGCACTGACGAAACTGGCAGTGCTTGGCACGCGAAGCAAGTCCTCGAATACTTGCACGATCGCGAAGCAGCGAAGGATCAAGATCCGTTCTTGATCTACTTTGGCTTCTCGCATCCACACGACACTCGTGATGGCAAGCCAGAGCTGTTGGCAAAGTACGGTGCGGTGAATCACACCGATAAAAACAGTCTGCCCCCTGCGAATGCAAAGCAACCTTCGTTGCCGTCGAACTACCTTCCCAAACATCCATTCAACAACTCGCACATGAACGTACGAGATGAAGTCAGTGTGAGCGGAGTCTGGAAGAATCGCGATAAGAGCACGATCCGCAACGAGCTTGGACGCGAATACGCGTGTAGCGAAAATATTGATATCCAAATCAACAGTGTGCTCGAAAAGCTCGAAGCAATGGGCGAATTGGACAACACCTATGTCTTCTATACCGCCGACCATGGAATGGCGATCGGGCGGCATGGTTTGCAGGGCAAGCAAAACCTCTACGAGCATACTTTTCGAGTTCCATTCATCGTCAATGGTCCTGGCATCAAGCCGGGGACACGAGCGAAGGGCAATATCTACTTGTTGGATGTCTTGGCCACGATCTGTGATCTGACCGGAATTCAGACACCGGAGACTTGTGAGGGCGAGAGTTTCAAGCCTGTTTTGATGGGTGAAAAAGAGACTGTCCGCGATGTCCTTTACGGAGGCTACTGTGGAGGCTCCAAGCCGGGCATGCGATGCGTCAAGCAAGGTGAGTGGAAACTGATCCGCTATGAGTCAGCGAAAAGCGGCGATAGCGAGACGCAGTTGTTCAACCTTGCAGAAAACCCAGGCGAGTTCTTGGCCCAGCACCACGACCCCGCGGTGATGACGTTGGTGGGAACGAAACTGAACCCAAGGATGGTCAACCTCGCCGATGACCCTGCTCACGCTGAAAAACGGAAAGAGATGGAGCAGTTGTTGCTAGATCAAATGCGTCAGCTCGACGATCCCTACCGATTCTCTGACCAGCCCTAG
- a CDS encoding glycoside hydrolase family 2 TIM barrel-domain containing protein: MNRYVLGIVLLVSSAGWVTAETTRLDWENPAVLQTGAEAPRATFFAYPDADSARSYDRQNSPWFQLLNGDWKFNWVGKPTDRPKDFFQVGYDDASWNTIPVPSNWEMQGHSKPLYSNRTYPFPKDAPNIPHDDNPVGSYRHWFDVSSDWDGRETFLTFDGVKAAFYVWVNGVKVGYNQDSRTPAEFNITPHLKPGKNLVAVEVYRWCDGSYLEDQDFWRLSGIFRDVYLTSRGTSHIRDMRIVTDLDDNYENAVLKVDAEVVGAGSVEVDLFDADGHQVLAHPQRQIADPQKWNSEHPYLYMALLTLKDGDGKTLEVIPQRVGFREVEIKDSVYLLNGVPIKFRGVNRHEHDPVNGQVVTRETMLRDIALFKEFNINAVRTCHYPNAPLWYELCDEHGIYMVDEANIESHDYENNASNKLAHDPAWANAILARVQRMVARDKNHAAVVVWSLGNEAGSGPNFVKAYEWLHVADPTRPVHYEGGDKSIGDFSSRMYANHKWKTTDHRPAILCEYTHAMGNSNGNLKEYWHNNIYQNDKHVGGFVWDWMDQGLVEPLPAEFAGKIGQGPVKKTFFAYGGFHEQDYHHDKNFCMNGLVGADRKPHPGLYAVKYVHQSIQSSPADLAAGKVKIRNWFDFSNIQDMATGKWEVLENGKVIKSGAIEDLDIPARTAKVVQLDLPETTDSGAEYLLNLRFFSKNDQPLLKAGHEIAHDQLSIKGSYQPATDRTPVAASADKLAVQGSTIEGPNFSVSFDEKTGSLVSYKFNGRDLVSGSSPDLWRPYTDNDNGAMRGGKKLGGKLNENKWRTAADNRKVSSFDIQQQGDTVAVTVNVDFPTIGAKASFEYEISANGTLDVSVDYDYSAIPGKQRFAHRTGLKWIVNGDLDHLSWYGRGPVETYVDRDYELVGLYDGTVDEQWVDYARPQENGYKTGVRWATLADDAGNGIRFETLAQPVGVGARFYSDAEMESVKYSFEMKRSKNIFFNIDAHQLGVGGNDSWGAEPLDNGRYRAKREKYHYAFRISPLVAARGL; encoded by the coding sequence GTGAATCGATACGTTCTAGGCATAGTTCTGTTGGTCAGTAGCGCTGGTTGGGTAACCGCCGAAACGACTCGACTGGATTGGGAAAATCCGGCCGTCTTGCAAACGGGAGCGGAAGCACCGCGAGCGACATTTTTTGCTTACCCCGATGCGGATTCGGCGCGTTCGTATGATCGCCAAAATTCACCCTGGTTTCAATTGCTAAACGGTGATTGGAAATTCAATTGGGTGGGGAAGCCAACGGACCGACCAAAGGATTTCTTTCAGGTCGGGTATGACGACGCGAGCTGGAACACGATTCCGGTGCCGTCAAACTGGGAGATGCAAGGACACAGCAAGCCGCTGTATTCCAATCGCACGTATCCGTTTCCAAAAGATGCTCCCAACATCCCGCATGATGACAATCCGGTGGGCTCCTATCGTCACTGGTTCGACGTTTCCAGTGATTGGGATGGACGCGAAACGTTCTTGACCTTCGATGGCGTCAAGGCTGCGTTTTACGTTTGGGTCAACGGAGTCAAGGTGGGCTACAACCAAGACAGTCGCACGCCGGCTGAATTCAACATCACGCCACATCTGAAACCGGGTAAGAATCTCGTCGCGGTGGAAGTGTATCGCTGGTGTGATGGTTCCTATTTAGAAGACCAAGACTTTTGGCGGTTGAGTGGTATCTTTCGCGACGTTTACTTGACGTCCCGCGGGACATCGCACATTCGCGACATGCGCATCGTGACGGACTTGGATGACAACTATGAAAATGCTGTTCTGAAAGTAGACGCTGAAGTCGTCGGCGCGGGTTCGGTTGAAGTCGATTTGTTTGACGCCGATGGACACCAAGTGCTTGCCCATCCGCAGCGTCAAATCGCCGATCCCCAAAAATGGAATTCGGAACACCCGTATCTCTACATGGCGTTGTTGACGTTGAAAGATGGCGATGGCAAAACGCTGGAAGTGATCCCACAGCGAGTGGGTTTTCGCGAAGTCGAGATCAAGGATTCGGTTTACTTGCTGAACGGAGTTCCGATCAAGTTTCGAGGCGTCAATCGCCACGAGCACGATCCGGTCAACGGCCAAGTGGTCACTCGTGAGACGATGCTGCGTGACATTGCGTTGTTCAAAGAGTTCAACATCAACGCGGTCCGAACCTGCCACTACCCCAATGCTCCGCTGTGGTACGAACTTTGTGACGAGCATGGTATCTACATGGTCGATGAAGCCAATATTGAGAGTCACGATTACGAAAACAATGCCAGCAACAAACTGGCTCACGATCCAGCCTGGGCGAACGCCATCCTTGCTCGCGTGCAACGCATGGTGGCTCGAGACAAAAACCATGCCGCCGTGGTGGTTTGGTCGCTCGGTAACGAAGCGGGCAGTGGCCCCAACTTTGTCAAAGCCTACGAATGGTTGCACGTCGCCGACCCCACACGCCCGGTTCACTACGAAGGGGGTGACAAGTCGATCGGTGACTTTTCATCACGCATGTACGCAAACCACAAATGGAAAACGACCGATCACCGGCCAGCCATTTTGTGTGAATACACGCATGCGATGGGGAACTCGAACGGCAACCTGAAAGAGTATTGGCACAACAATATTTACCAAAATGACAAGCATGTTGGTGGTTTTGTTTGGGACTGGATGGACCAAGGTCTCGTAGAGCCCTTGCCCGCTGAATTCGCTGGCAAGATCGGACAGGGCCCGGTCAAGAAAACATTCTTTGCCTATGGCGGTTTTCACGAGCAGGACTATCACCACGACAAGAACTTCTGCATGAACGGGTTGGTCGGCGCGGACCGGAAGCCTCACCCGGGACTGTATGCCGTTAAGTATGTTCACCAGAGCATCCAGTCCTCGCCCGCCGATCTTGCGGCAGGCAAAGTCAAAATCCGCAACTGGTTCGACTTTTCGAATATTCAAGACATGGCCACCGGGAAGTGGGAAGTGCTTGAAAACGGGAAGGTGATCAAGAGCGGTGCGATCGAGGATCTCGACATTCCCGCTCGCACCGCGAAGGTGGTTCAGCTCGATCTGCCTGAGACCACGGACTCCGGTGCGGAGTACCTGCTGAATCTACGTTTCTTTTCCAAGAACGATCAGCCGCTGTTGAAAGCGGGCCACGAGATTGCGCACGATCAATTGTCGATCAAAGGAAGTTACCAGCCCGCAACGGATAGGACTCCCGTTGCGGCCTCGGCGGATAAGTTGGCTGTGCAAGGCAGCACTATCGAGGGACCCAACTTTTCTGTCAGCTTTGACGAGAAAACGGGGTCGCTTGTGTCGTACAAGTTCAACGGACGCGACCTCGTTTCCGGTAGCTCGCCGGACTTGTGGCGTCCCTATACCGACAACGACAATGGGGCGATGCGTGGCGGTAAAAAGCTGGGCGGTAAACTGAACGAAAACAAATGGCGGACCGCGGCCGATAACCGAAAGGTTTCCTCATTTGATATTCAGCAACAGGGCGACACGGTGGCCGTCACCGTCAATGTTGACTTTCCGACGATCGGTGCAAAAGCATCGTTTGAGTACGAAATTTCGGCGAACGGGACGTTGGATGTGAGTGTCGACTACGACTATTCAGCGATTCCGGGAAAGCAGCGTTTTGCACACCGCACAGGATTGAAATGGATCGTCAATGGTGATCTTGATCATCTGAGTTGGTACGGCCGCGGCCCTGTGGAAACCTACGTCGATCGCGACTACGAATTAGTCGGGCTGTACGATGGAACCGTCGACGAACAATGGGTTGACTACGCTCGTCCTCAAGAAAACGGATACAAGACCGGCGTCCGTTGGGCGACGCTTGCGGATGATGCGGGCAATGGGATTCGCTTCGAGACCCTGGCCCAGCCGGTCGGTGTGGGAGCTCGGTTCTATTCTGATGCCGAAATGGAATCGGTGAAGTATTCGTTCGAAATGAAACGTTCGAAGAATATCTTCTTTAACATCGACGCACACCAACTGGGTGTGGGCGGAAACGACAGTTGGGGTGCGGAGCCGCTGGACAACGGTCGCTACCGAGCTAAACGAGAAAAGTACCACTACGCTTTTCGCATCAGTCCTCTCGTTGCCGCTCGCGGGCTGTAG
- a CDS encoding glycoside hydrolase family protein has translation MMNHKSMISCGAMAWVCACLLSMSVSGRASAGDFEYEYVGKAVESEGMHVWGSSPVMGPDGKVHLYVAQWPTDTRPNFSGWYKDCEIGHYVGDGPEGPFQFVRVAVADQNGTFNSPHNPTIKKIDDLYVLCFIVNENEKLKTQRIVMYVADDLSDSWRPAAGAEADGTILRKSTEPSDWNYTGQLGVSNPSLVKFNGKYFLYDKSVVKKNPQAKRGRYVYGVAVSDKLEGPYVHHPTQVTPSGMQLEDAYAFSTDDTVYLLSRDFVGSMGSNGGGLLWKSDDGFLFDGKKTTRAFEDLEHYVGKPSLSKGKAYRGKLDGHLERPQILFADGKPAFLYLATGVNTTPGCGSCSHVFRMKAK, from the coding sequence ATGATGAATCACAAAAGTATGATTTCGTGTGGGGCGATGGCGTGGGTCTGTGCATGTCTGTTGAGCATGAGTGTCAGCGGTAGGGCGTCGGCTGGCGATTTTGAATACGAGTACGTTGGGAAGGCGGTCGAGTCGGAGGGGATGCACGTTTGGGGCTCTTCGCCCGTGATGGGGCCCGATGGGAAAGTTCACCTGTACGTCGCCCAGTGGCCGACCGATACCCGGCCCAATTTCAGTGGTTGGTACAAGGACTGCGAAATCGGGCATTATGTCGGGGACGGCCCCGAAGGCCCGTTTCAGTTCGTTCGTGTGGCGGTCGCCGATCAAAATGGCACCTTCAACTCACCGCACAACCCGACCATCAAGAAGATTGATGATCTCTATGTGCTGTGCTTCATCGTGAACGAAAACGAGAAGCTGAAGACTCAACGCATCGTGATGTATGTCGCTGATGATTTAAGTGATTCTTGGCGACCGGCCGCAGGTGCTGAAGCTGATGGCACGATCTTGCGGAAGTCTACCGAACCGAGCGATTGGAATTACACCGGCCAATTGGGCGTTTCGAATCCATCGTTGGTCAAGTTCAACGGTAAGTATTTCCTGTACGACAAGTCCGTCGTTAAGAAGAACCCTCAAGCGAAACGAGGGCGTTACGTTTACGGCGTGGCGGTATCGGACAAGCTGGAAGGCCCGTATGTCCATCACCCAACCCAGGTCACGCCCAGTGGCATGCAGCTGGAAGACGCCTATGCGTTCAGTACCGATGATACGGTCTACTTACTTAGCCGGGACTTCGTTGGCTCGATGGGCTCAAACGGCGGTGGGCTATTGTGGAAGTCCGACGACGGATTTCTTTTTGATGGCAAGAAAACGACCCGTGCTTTTGAAGACCTAGAGCACTACGTTGGCAAGCCGTCGCTAAGCAAAGGGAAGGCTTACCGTGGAAAACTGGACGGTCACTTGGAACGTCCGCAGATACTTTTTGCTGATGGGAAGCCTGCGTTTCTCTATCTGGCAACAGGCGTGAACACCACGCCGGGATGTGGAAGTTGTTCGCACGTGTTTCGTATGAAGGCGAAGTAG